In the genome of Syngnathoides biaculeatus isolate LvHL_M chromosome 14, ASM1980259v1, whole genome shotgun sequence, one region contains:
- the lnpa gene encoding endoplasmic reticulum junction formation protein lunapark-A isoform X1 encodes MGAVVSRWRAKPSTVEILEGLDKDIQLYEEHSEKYQRQLKIWLGRLLLYSALLYMITCILVYCWYLPEQLVGRFILVLLFVVFPVLVWLLRKLMIVIFSRRTTKNNEKLENLKAQKKKILEEVMETETYKNAKMILERFDPDSKRRMDLESTPLGHQMTPKPGQEIRQRNVNPQTPLAANPGSGAAARPPLSGGPTNPGRSSLSAPGGPPERGLSAVAAQQSLMRKPVTPGTPAPGFGMHPPGPPLARPVLPRHRGAMDRVIEYLVGDGPQNRFALICQQCLSHNGMALKEEFEYVAFRCAYCYFLNPARKTRPQAPRVPEVTGELKMSSEAPSSTSNVEEDSSQAVNGDAQDAAPPTPPESSPESAHQSTLESQDEPSEKSDGEQDLSAMEVD; translated from the exons ATGGGGGCTGTCGTCTCTCGGTGGAGG GCCAAACCTTCCACTGTGGAGATATTGGAGGGACTAGATAAG GACATTCAGCTTTACGAGGAACACAGCGAAAAATACCAAAGGCAGCTGAAGATTTGGCTCGGCCGACTGCTTTTGTACTCTGCTCTTCTCTACATGATCACCTGCATCTTGGTGTATTGCTGGTACTTGCCCGAGCAGCTCGTTGGGCGCTTTATTCTTGTACTTCTCTTCGTCGTATTTCCTGTATT AGTGTGGTTGCTTCGAAAACTCATGATTGTAATATTTTCTCGAAGAACCACAAAGAATA atgaaaaacTGGAAAATCTTAAAGcgcaaaagaagaaaatt CTTGAAGAAGTTATGGAAACAGAAAcgtataaaaatgcaaaaatgattCTGGAAAGATTTGATCCTGATTCCAAGAGGAGAATG GATCTGGAATCGACTCCCCTCGGACACCAAATGACCCCTAAACCAGGCCAAG AGATTCGCCAGCGCAATGTCAATCCGCAAACCCCGTTGGCGGCGAATCCTGGGAGCGGCGCAGCGGCCCGCCCTCCTCTTTCCGGCGGGCCCACCAATCCCGGCCGATCTTCACTCTCCGCTCCAGGAGGACCCCCAGAGAGGGGCCTGTCGGCCGTGGCTGCTCAGCAGAGCTTGATGAGGAAGCCTGTGACCCCTGGAACACCTGCTCCAGGATTTG ggaTGCACCCTCCAGGCCCGCCCCTGGCCAGACCAGTTCTTCCAAGACACAGAGGCGCAATGGACAGAGTCATTGAGTACCTTGTTGGAGATGGCCCACAGAACAG ATTCGCTCTCATATGCCAGCAGTGTTTGTCCCACAATGGCATGGCATTAAAAGAGGAATTTGAATATGTCG CCTTTCGATGTGCGTATTGTTATTTCCTGAACCCCGCCAGAAAGACCAGACCTCAAGCACCCAGAGTCCCCGAGGTCACTGGTGAGCTCAAGATGTCTTCTGAGGCCCCCTCGTCAACGTCCAATGTGGAAGAAGATTCCTCACAGGCTGTTAATG GGGACGCGCAGGATGCGGCACCCCCAACTCCCCCAGAGTCCAGTCCTGAGTCTGCCCATCAAAGCACTCTAGAGTCACAAGATGAGCCCTCAGAGAAGTCTGATGGAGAACAAGATTTGTCTGCCATGGAGGTGGACTAA
- the lnpa gene encoding endoplasmic reticulum junction formation protein lunapark-A isoform X2, protein MGAVVSRWRAKPSTVEILEGLDKDIQLYEEHSEKYQRQLKIWLGRLLLYSALLYMITCILVYCWYLPEQLVGRFILVLLFVVFPVLVWLLRKLMIVIFSRRTTKNNEKLENLKAQKKKILEEVMETETYKNAKMILERFDPDSKRRMDLESTPLGHQMTPKPGQEIRQRNVNPQTPLAANPGSGAAARPPLSGGPTNPGRSSLSAPGGPPERGLSAVAAQQSLMRKPVTPGTPAPGFGMHPPGPPLARPVLPRHRGAMDRVIEYLVGDGPQNRFALICQQCLSHNGMALKEEFEYVERPDLKHPESPRSLVSSRCLLRPPRQRPMWKKIPHRLLMGTRRMRHPQLPQSPVLSLPIKAL, encoded by the exons ATGGGGGCTGTCGTCTCTCGGTGGAGG GCCAAACCTTCCACTGTGGAGATATTGGAGGGACTAGATAAG GACATTCAGCTTTACGAGGAACACAGCGAAAAATACCAAAGGCAGCTGAAGATTTGGCTCGGCCGACTGCTTTTGTACTCTGCTCTTCTCTACATGATCACCTGCATCTTGGTGTATTGCTGGTACTTGCCCGAGCAGCTCGTTGGGCGCTTTATTCTTGTACTTCTCTTCGTCGTATTTCCTGTATT AGTGTGGTTGCTTCGAAAACTCATGATTGTAATATTTTCTCGAAGAACCACAAAGAATA atgaaaaacTGGAAAATCTTAAAGcgcaaaagaagaaaatt CTTGAAGAAGTTATGGAAACAGAAAcgtataaaaatgcaaaaatgattCTGGAAAGATTTGATCCTGATTCCAAGAGGAGAATG GATCTGGAATCGACTCCCCTCGGACACCAAATGACCCCTAAACCAGGCCAAG AGATTCGCCAGCGCAATGTCAATCCGCAAACCCCGTTGGCGGCGAATCCTGGGAGCGGCGCAGCGGCCCGCCCTCCTCTTTCCGGCGGGCCCACCAATCCCGGCCGATCTTCACTCTCCGCTCCAGGAGGACCCCCAGAGAGGGGCCTGTCGGCCGTGGCTGCTCAGCAGAGCTTGATGAGGAAGCCTGTGACCCCTGGAACACCTGCTCCAGGATTTG ggaTGCACCCTCCAGGCCCGCCCCTGGCCAGACCAGTTCTTCCAAGACACAGAGGCGCAATGGACAGAGTCATTGAGTACCTTGTTGGAGATGGCCCACAGAACAG ATTCGCTCTCATATGCCAGCAGTGTTTGTCCCACAATGGCATGGCATTAAAAGAGGAATTTGAATATGTCG AAAGACCAGACCTCAAGCACCCAGAGTCCCCGAGGTCACTGGTGAGCTCAAGATGTCTTCTGAGGCCCCCTCGTCAACGTCCAATGTGGAAGAAGATTCCTCACAGGCTGTTAATG GGGACGCGCAGGATGCGGCACCCCCAACTCCCCCAGAGTCCAGTCCTGAGTCTGCCCATCAAAGCACTCTAG